The stretch of DNA CATGACGCCTATTATTTCTTATCACGTAAGCCAATTAGTTATTCCTATTATTGGTGAAATTATTGCACAGCTTGGCATTGAAAGCTTTGTAGAGGGTAATCCATTATCGCAAATGTTGTGTAATGGCCCTGCACGAATTGTGAGAAATAGTTCTTCTAATCAATTGGTAAAGGATGCAATTCTCATTGCTGAAAAAGCACCAGGATTGTTCCAAAAACTGTTAGAAAAAATTGCTCTTGATATTGGTCCAGCAGGACCACGAGCCATTGAGATTATTAAGTCTGCTGTAGAGATGGTATCGACAAACGAGGGAGCCGGAAGATTTTTTGTTGAACAAGTGGCCTATGCAGCGGCAGCAGCAGCGTTACGTTCTACTGACATAGAGCATGTTGCAAATGCTTATATGGAAAGCCGCCTTGGAGGACAATGGAGATCCTCTTATGGAATGCTCATTGCACGATATAATGCTGGACATTTGTTAAATGTTCTTTATCCTTCTATATGATGAAGGCTTTGTATTCTGTTAAGAGCGCCTTGTAATATGAAAGCGGCGGCAGCCGAATCAATACGGGTTGCTCTTTTAGCACGCGATACATCCATTTCTAGAAGAAAACGTTCTGCGGCAATTGTCGATAAACGTTCGTCCCAAAAAACAAATGGGATTTCTGTATGTGCTTCCATATTGCTCACAAAAGTTTTGGTTGCTTGAGCACGAGGACCGCTGCTGCCATTCATGTTAAGAGGTAAGCCAATGATAACAGCTCCAACGTTTTCACGATTAAAAATCTGTATAAGCGCATGAGCATCTAGCGTAAATTTTTTTCGTTGAAGTACAGGACGCGGATTTGAAAAAGTTAGTCCCATATCAGAAACCGCAATTCCGACAGTTTTTGTGCCTAAATCTAAGCCTGCTATTGTTTGCCTAGGTAAGAGATGTGTAATAACTTCATTTATGTTAATAATGGTCATGAGGTTTATAATTTAGATCTTTTCGTGTTTCAGGTTCATAGTTATATTCTTTATTTGCGTTATCAATACTCTTGCGCTTGCAAATGCAGCCTTGTATAGCCGATAAATGAATATCAAAATAAAAAGCAGAAAGGCATAGTATGTCTGTTGATCAAGAAACCGTCAAGCGGATAGCACATTTAGCACGTATTGCTGTTCATGACGATGAAGCAGAGCGTATGACAAAAGAACTCAATGTCATTTTAGGTTTTGTAGAACAATTGAATGAAGTCGATGTCAGTCGTGTTAAACCATTAACCTCAGTGATGCCAATGACACTACGAATGCGTGAAGATAGTATCACAGATGGTGATAAAGTCGCAGATATCGTAGCAAATGCACCTGTTACGGAGGAAAACTTCTTTCTTGTCTCAAAAATCATTGAGTAATTTTTTATATTTTAAAAACTTGAGAACCAATATGACGGATTTAACAACTTTCACAATTGCACAAGCTCGTGATGCTCTCATAAAGAAAGAGTTCAAAGCAACTGAATTAACAGAAGCTTATTTAAAAGCGGTTGAATTGGCGAATCCAACTTTGAACGCTTATGTGGTAATAACAGCAGAACAAGCAAGAAAAATGGCTACTGAATCAGATAGCCGTTTAGCTAGAGGGCAGGGGAGGATTTTAGAAGGAATCCCTTTGGGAATTAAGGATCTTTTTGCGACACAAGGTGTTCATACACAAGCCTGTTCACACATCCTTGATGGTTTTAAGCCGCATTATGAATCAACCGTAACTGCTAATTTATGGCAAGATGGAGCCGTTATGTTAGGTAAGCTTAATATGGATGAGTTTGCTATGGGGTCCTCCAATGAAACGTCATATTATGGTCCAGTTGTTAGCCCATGGAGAAAAAAGGGTTCTCATGAAAAGCTCGTACCTGGTGGTTCTTCAGGTGGTTCTGCAGCTGCTGTTGCAGCACGGATTTGTGCTGGCGCAACAGCAACAGATACAGGTGGTTCAATACGTCAACCAGCGGCATTTACTGGGACGGTAGGGATTAAACCAACTTATGGACGTTGTTCACGGTGGGGAACCATCGCTTTTGCCTCATCACTTGATCAAGCTGGGCCTATCGGGCGAGATGTTCGTGATTGTGCTATTTTACTTCAATCAATGGCTTCTTTTGATGAAAAAGATTCTACTTCCGTGAATTTGCCCGTTCCTGATTATGAAAGTTATCTTGGTCAATCAATCAAAGGAATGAAAATTGGTATTCCGAAAGAATACCATCTGGAAGGAATGTCTCCTGAAATTGTCGAACTTTGGCAAAAAGGAATGAGTTGGCTAAAAGAAGCAGGTGCTGAAATTAAAGATATTTCGTTACCACATACAAAATATGCCTTGCCTGCTTATTATATTGTTGCTCCTGCAGAAGCATCTTCTAACTTAGCACGCTATGATGGTGTTCGTTTTGGTCTCCGTGAACCGGGAAAAGATATCATTGAAATGTATGAGAAAACTCGTTCAGTTGGTTTTGGAGATGAAGTCAAACGGCGTATTTTGATTGGTACTTATGTTCTCTCATCAGGTTATTATGATGCTTATTATCTTAGAGCTCAGAAAGTACGAACATTAGTGAAGCATGATTTTGATCAGTGTTTTGCTTCTGGCGTTGATGCTATCCTCACACCCGCAACACCAACACCAGCTTTTGGCATCGCTGATGAAAAAATAAAACATGATACTGTAGCAATGTATCTCAATGATATTTTTACTGTACCAGTTAATATGGCAGGTTTACCAGGAATATCTATTCCTGCTGGTCTCTCATCAAATGGTTTGCCACTAGGATTGCAATTGATTGGTAAACCTTTTGCTGAAGAAGTTATTTTTCAGATAGCACACATTATAGAACAAGCAGCGGGGACATTTAACTCTGAAAAATGGTGGGTATAATAAAGAAAATCTTCATCAAAAAAGCATTTCTCTAACAGAGAGATGCTTCAGAGGAGAATGAGCCTATTGTTTTTTTAACATTGTGTAGTTTTTATCCACCAAGATATGCTTCTTTAACACGTGGATCAGAAAGCATAGCTTTACCTTCACCATGAAATAAAATATGCCCTACTTCTAGAATATAAGCATAGTCAGCAATAGAAAGTGCAGCAAATGCATTTTGTTCAATAAGAAGAACAGTTTTTCCCATATCATTAATTTTTCGGATAATCAAAAAAAGTTCCTTTACAAGAAGCGGTGCTAAACCCAGAGAGGGTTCATCTAATATTATCATGTCAGGATTACTCATAAGTGCACGGCCTACAGCAAGCATTTGTTGTTCACCACCTGACATTGTTCCTCCCAATTGTTTTGCTCTTTCACGTAAGCGGGGAAAAAGATCGAATATCCATTCGATATCACGGGCAATCCTTAGTTTATCATGACATATATAGGCACCTAAACGTAAATTTTCTAAAACAGTAAAATGCGGCATAATGCGCCGTCCTTCAGGACTTAGAGCAATCCCCAACCGCAAGATTTTTTCCGGTGATTTTTTAACAATTGATTCGCCTTTATAGATAATCTCTCCATAAACAGATCGATTAAGTCCTGTAATGGAACGTACAATGCTGCTTTTTCCTGCTCCATTGGCACCAATTAAAGTTACTATACTTCCCTTCTTTATAGACATAGAAAGATTTTGGATAGCTTTAATGGCGCCATAATGAACGTGAAGATTTTTGATTTTAAGAATATCCATAGACATCTCCGCCAAGATAAGCTTCAATAACTTTAGGGTTGTTACGAATTTCATCTGGTGTACCATTGGCTATGCAACAGCCATACTCCATTACCCAAATATATTGACAAAGCCCCATAACAACTTTCATATCGTGTTCAATAAGCAGAATAGTAAGATCGAAGTCTTTTTGCACTTTTGCTATGAATTTTCTAAGATCTTCACTTTCCTGTGGATTCATTCCAGCAGCAGGTTCATCAAGAAGAAGTAATTTGGGCTTTGTTGCTAGAGCACGCGCAATTTCCAGACGACGTTGTACACCATAGGGCAGAGTCATTGCGGATTGATTAGCAATATGATCAAGTTGTAACCGTTCAAGAAGTTCCATTGAATTTTTATGAATTTCTCTTTTTTCTTTCAGTGCTTTTGGAAAAAACAAAGCTGAAGAAAACCATGGATATTTTTGTCTGACGTGAGCTCCCACCATAACATTTTGCAAGACCGTTAATCCTGAAAACAGGCGAATATTTTGAAATGTTCGTGCAATATGACGCCTGCAGATAATGTAAGGAGGAGCTCCAGAAACTTTTTCCTCATCAAAAAGAATTGTTCCACTTGTGGGGGTATAAAATCCTGAAATCATGTTAAAAACAGTTGTTTTTCCAGCACCATTTGGACCAATTAATCCAGTAATGGTTCCACGTTTGATTGCCATATTAATGTTATTTACAGCAATCAACCCACCAAAACGCATCACGATATTATTGAGTGAAAGGATGGTGTCGTTCATAGTTTTCCCTCACTATTAGGGAACTTCTTGCGTGTTAAAAAGCAATAAATCCCATTCCATGAGAATTCACGTTGTCCCAACAATCCTTTTCGCCAAAATAAGATAATCATTAACAATAAAAGAGAAAAAACAACCATGCGGAGTCCTGGTATCCCTGGAATATGTATAAAACCTAAGTCAAGCGGACTTTCAATAATGCGAAGCCATTCAAGCATGACTGTAATAATAATGCTACCAATAATACTACCTGTAATTGAACCAAGACCACCCGCAACCACAATCATCAAAATATTAAAGGTTAGGAGAAAGTTAAACATTTTTGGATCAATCGTTGAAATAAGAGCAGCCATCAATGCTCCTCCTATACCGGCAAAAAATGCACCAACAGCAAAGGAAAAGTTACGGTAAAAAAAAGCGTTAATCCCCATCGTTTTTGCGGCTATTTCATCATCACGAATAGCACGCAATACGTTACCAGTATTGCTTCGCAGTAAGAGAATAATGAAGATGACTGTAAATGCTAACCAACCATAGTTCCACCATAATGTCGCATTTTGAGGTATTCCTTTGATCCCCAAAGAACCATTTGTTAGGGATGTAGTGTTCGTAATAACAATTCGAATAATTTCTGCAAAACCTAATGTTGCAATTCCAAGATAATCACCACCAAGACGTAACACTGGAAGAGCAATCAATAAACCTACGATTGCAGCACACAGACCACTTATAACAACAGCCACAAAAAAAGGTAATTGCAAATAATGCAGTGGCTCAATTATAGGTTCGAGAATCCACATCATTTCTTTTTGTTCCGGGGAAAGAAGTAAAATTGCACATACATAAGCACCAATGGCTATGAAGCCAGCATGCCCAAGAGAAAACATACCTGTGAAGCCATAAATTAAATTAAGCGAAATTGCTAATATCGCATTAATAGCAATAAGATTAATAACACGAAGTGTATAGTCGTTAAAATGGTTGTTTGCATAAAATAAAAAACCAATAAAAATGAAGATACTGGCACATGACAGAAAAGTTGTAGCTGATTTTGCCATTAAATTTTCTCCTGACTTTTTTTGCCCATTAAACCAGTAGGCATTACCAATAAAATCAGAATCAATAAAATAAAAGCGAAGGCATCTCGATATCCAGATAAAGCAGGAAAGAATGCAATAATCATAATTTCAATAAATCCTAGTAATAAGCCACCTAACATCGCTCCTGGAATTGAGCCAATACCTCCGATAACGGCTGCAATAAATGCTTTGAGTCCAGGAAGAACGCCCATATAAGGTTGAATTTGAGGGTAGCGCAGAGACCACATGATGCCCGCAATAGCAGCAAGTGCTGAGCCTATCCCAAATGTGAGTGCAATGACTTTATTGACGGAAACACCCATCAAACGCGTCGTTTCAATATCATATGAAATTGCACGCATAGCGAGACCAGGCTTTGTTTTATGGATAATCCATAGCAATAATACAATCAGAAAAAACGACACAGTAGGAACAATCAGGGACATAGGAGTAATTCTAATGATTCCTTCGGAGTTTTGTCCTACATGCCATAGAATCGGCTTTACAAGAAAATCTGGCTGCTTTACCCCTTTGGGGACACCACTAAAGAGTACGGTAGCAAGATTTTCAATAAAAAAGGAAACCCCTATTGCACCAATAAGTGCTGAGATACGTGGAGCATGACGCAGAGGTCTATAGGCAAATTGGTCAACAGTAACACCTACTGCACTTGTGATAAAAACTGAAAAACAAATAGCTAAAATCCAAATTGGTGTAAAATCTTGTGGAGCAACTTTAAAATAATAAATGAACCCTAGAGCAAGAATTAAAAAAATAGCCATCCAATAAATTGGAGGCCGTTTTTTAAACCCTATAAATACCAAATAATAAATAAGAACGGCTAGTAATACAAGAAGGATAGCGCCCCAAGCAGGCATAAAGCTAATTGTGGAAAAGAAAACGAAATACGCTCCCAGCATAAAAATATCACCGTGAGCAAAATTAATGAGTCTCAGGATACCATAAACCATGGTGTAACCAATAGCGATAAGCCCGTAAAGTGACCCTAATGCCAGTGCATTAAAAAAATACTGGATGAACATTTCAGTGCTCATCTCTTGTCCTTCCACATTTGTTAATTCATACAAAATGAAACATGAAGCCTTTAGACTTTTAGTTGAGAAAAAAATCCTCAATTACTTTTTGCATTTTTATGAGTAAAACTTCCTAATTTTTTAAAAAGCAGGTTTAACTTCATCCAAATAGACACGTTTCCCACTCTTTATTTCAATTATACCGATAGGAATTTTAGGATTATGGTTTTCATCCATAGACATAGCACCAAAAGGTGTTTGAAAATCTTTTAATCTGCTAAGTTCTAAAGTGATCTTTTCACGATCATCACTACCAGCATTTTCAATAGCTTTCATGAACATCATATAACTTGTATATCCTAAAACAGAATTGATATTTGGCTCCTTATCAGGATAGGTTGCATACCACTCATTTGTGAATTCTTGTGCAGCTGCTGATATGTTTGGCATATCTACACTGTAGGGAAGTGTTGTATGTAAGAAACCTTCTGCAGCCTTTCCTGCGATTGTAGTAGTTTCTGGATTATCCATAGCATCTCCACCCATAATCCGAAACTTTGCACCTAACTCACGCGCTTGTTTCATGATGATAGCACCTTCGGAAAAATAGGAGGGAATAAATAGAATATCTGGTTTTTGCGCTATAATCTGTGTGAGAACAGCTGAAAAATCCTGATCTCCGGAATTATAGTTTAAGTTTGAGATAACTTCACCACCTAATTTTTTAAAAGCGCGTGCAAAATAACTTGCGAGGCCAATCGCGTAATCGCTTGATATATCTTTGAGGATAGCTGCCTTTTTTGCATGTAAAGTTTGAGTTATATAGGTTGCAATTCCTATGCCTTGATAGGAGTCAATAAAGCAAGCACGAAAATAATATTTTTTTCCTTGTGTAACAAGTGGACTTGTTGAGGAAGTTGCAATAGCTGGAGTTTTTTCTTTTTCAGATATTTCTCCACCAGCCAACGAGAGTGAAGAGCCATAACTACCAATGATTCCGCTAACTTTTTCACTAGCAGTTAAGCGCATAACAGCGTTAGCTGCTTCTACTTTATCGGATTTATTATCAATAATAATGAGTTCTACTTTACGTCCCAGTATTTCTGGGACTTTTTTATGTGCCAGCTGTATACCTCTCATTTCAAGCTGACCTCCAAATGCATTTTGTCCACTTAACGGAAGGTAAACACCAATTTTAATAGGCTCACTCGCGCAAACATTCGCTACAAACGCTGTTACAGCAGCGAGTGTAGTAAGTATTTTCCTTAATTGCATTGTACACCTGCCTTAGTTTAGTTGTGGATTTTTATCGTAACTCTCAGTTCTTCTTATATTGAACTTCCTCATCATGCAAGCTTCATCATGTAAGCTATAGGTTATGCAAATATCGCTATGTGAAAAACCTTAGTTATACTACCTCTTGTAAGACGCGTGTTGTGAGATAGTTGAAACAGACGATAAAACATTTTTGTAAATATTCAGGTTTATGGAGTGATATTAACATAAGAGATGCGACAATATGGGGAAATCTTATCTTGGGGCTTGCGTGTTGATACAAGAGCAATGTTTACTTAAAAGCAGAGAATCAATATCGTATAATTAGACCTACAGGATCACATTTTATTATGACGAGTAAGGATGCATTAAAGGATTATTCCCTGTCTGAAGACAGTTTAGGTGCTTGTGGTGAAATTATTGAAATTAGCGGTGTCATTAAGTGGTTTGATGGTAGTAAGGGGTATGGGTTTATTATACCTGATTTACCTGGTTTTCCTGATATATTATTGCATGTTACGGTGATGCGGAGGGATGGGTTTCAAACAGCTCTGGAGGGTGCTAAAGTTGTCTGTGCTGTGGAAAAAACTGAGCGAGGGTTAAAGTGTGTTCAGGTGAAGTCTATAGATTGTTCCTCAGCGATTCATCCGTCAGAAATTCCGGCTCGTACACATGTTGTTGTTACTCCAGAAAGTGGTTTAGAGCGCGCAATTGTCAAGTGGTTTAATCGCGATAAAGGATTTGGTTTTTTAAGCCGTGGGCAGGGAACAGAAGATATTTTTATCCATATGGAAACATTGCGCCGTTTTGGTCTAGCAGAGCTTCGCTCTGGACAAGTTGTTCTTGTGCGTTTTGGTAAAGGTGAAAAGGGTTTGATGACAGCGGAAATTTATCCTGATATAGGGATTCCGTTTGCTACGCATTGATATTTCACTCTTAGAAGTTATATAGACGGTCCCTTTGTTTTTTACGAGAGATGCCGTGGCGCGAACGTAAATAGCTATAAAGCTGACACGTACAAAAGAAAATATATCTGTAAAGCCATAAATCAAATGAGGTGCATTGCGAACTTATTCTTTTATTTTGTAAATTCTGATGTTTTTTATACAATAAAATTAAAGAATTATATGTGGTGGTGATAAAAATGTTAAAGCCTTTTAAAAGAGGGTGCGTTGTTGTATTAGCGCTGTTTTGTATGTTAGAGTTGAGTGTAGCTTTAGCAAAGAAACCCATGGAGCTTCCTCTTCATCCTGTTCCTTTAAGGATACAGACAAAGCAAGGGACGGTCTCTTATAGGGTAGAGATTGCTTTTACGCAATCTCAAGCGGCAGCTGGTTTAATGTATCGTACTGATTTTCCGCGTAATCACGCAATGCTCTTTAGGCAGCAGGAAAGTAAGAAATTAAAGGACAAGCAGAAATTTTTCATGTGGATGGCAAATACGCCTTTATCCTTAGATATGATTTTTTTAAACGCTGAG from Bartonella taylorii encodes:
- a CDS encoding ABC transporter ATP-binding protein, yielding MNDTILSLNNIVMRFGGLIAVNNINMAIKRGTITGLIGPNGAGKTTVFNMISGFYTPTSGTILFDEEKVSGAPPYIICRRHIARTFQNIRLFSGLTVLQNVMVGAHVRQKYPWFSSALFFPKALKEKREIHKNSMELLERLQLDHIANQSAMTLPYGVQRRLEIARALATKPKLLLLDEPAAGMNPQESEDLRKFIAKVQKDFDLTILLIEHDMKVVMGLCQYIWVMEYGCCIANGTPDEIRNNPKVIEAYLGGDVYGYS
- a CDS encoding branched-chain amino acid ABC transporter permease, whose product is MAKSATTFLSCASIFIFIGFLFYANNHFNDYTLRVINLIAINAILAISLNLIYGFTGMFSLGHAGFIAIGAYVCAILLLSPEQKEMMWILEPIIEPLHYLQLPFFVAVVISGLCAAIVGLLIALPVLRLGGDYLGIATLGFAEIIRIVITNTTSLTNGSLGIKGIPQNATLWWNYGWLAFTVIFIILLLRSNTGNVLRAIRDDEIAAKTMGINAFFYRNFSFAVGAFFAGIGGALMAALISTIDPKMFNFLLTFNILMIVVAGGLGSITGSIIGSIIITVMLEWLRIIESPLDLGFIHIPGIPGLRMVVFSLLLLMIILFWRKGLLGQREFSWNGIYCFLTRKKFPNSEGKL
- a CDS encoding cold-shock protein — protein: MTSKDALKDYSLSEDSLGACGEIIEISGVIKWFDGSKGYGFIIPDLPGFPDILLHVTVMRRDGFQTALEGAKVVCAVEKTERGLKCVQVKSIDCSSAIHPSEIPARTHVVVTPESGLERAIVKWFNRDKGFGFLSRGQGTEDIFIHMETLRRFGLAELRSGQVVLVRFGKGEKGLMTAEIYPDIGIPFATH
- the ruvX gene encoding Holliday junction resolvase RuvX — its product is MTIININEVITHLLPRQTIAGLDLGTKTVGIAVSDMGLTFSNPRPVLQRKKFTLDAHALIQIFNRENVGAVIIGLPLNMNGSSGPRAQATKTFVSNMEAHTEIPFVFWDERLSTIAAERFLLEMDVSRAKRATRIDSAAAAFILQGALNRIQSLHHIEG
- the gatA gene encoding Asp-tRNA(Asn)/Glu-tRNA(Gln) amidotransferase subunit GatA — its product is MTDLTTFTIAQARDALIKKEFKATELTEAYLKAVELANPTLNAYVVITAEQARKMATESDSRLARGQGRILEGIPLGIKDLFATQGVHTQACSHILDGFKPHYESTVTANLWQDGAVMLGKLNMDEFAMGSSNETSYYGPVVSPWRKKGSHEKLVPGGSSGGSAAAVAARICAGATATDTGGSIRQPAAFTGTVGIKPTYGRCSRWGTIAFASSLDQAGPIGRDVRDCAILLQSMASFDEKDSTSVNLPVPDYESYLGQSIKGMKIGIPKEYHLEGMSPEIVELWQKGMSWLKEAGAEIKDISLPHTKYALPAYYIVAPAEASSNLARYDGVRFGLREPGKDIIEMYEKTRSVGFGDEVKRRILIGTYVLSSGYYDAYYLRAQKVRTLVKHDFDQCFASGVDAILTPATPTPAFGIADEKIKHDTVAMYLNDIFTVPVNMAGLPGISIPAGLSSNGLPLGLQLIGKPFAEEVIFQIAHIIEQAAGTFNSEKWWV
- a CDS encoding DUF192 domain-containing protein, whose translation is MLKPFKRGCVVVLALFCMLELSVALAKKPMELPLHPVPLRIQTKQGTVSYRVEIAFTQSQAAAGLMYRTDFPRNHAMLFRQQESKKLKDKQKFFMWMANTPLSLDMIFLNAEGVIVSIVEKTSPFSTDIISSVVPATFALEVNAGEVSEKQIEKGQRVIHPAICGKCEGVNNDG
- a CDS encoding ABC transporter substrate-binding protein; translation: MQLRKILTTLAAVTAFVANVCASEPIKIGVYLPLSGQNAFGGQLEMRGIQLAHKKVPEILGRKVELIIIDNKSDKVEAANAVMRLTASEKVSGIIGSYGSSLSLAGGEISEKEKTPAIATSSTSPLVTQGKKYYFRACFIDSYQGIGIATYITQTLHAKKAAILKDISSDYAIGLASYFARAFKKLGGEVISNLNYNSGDQDFSAVLTQIIAQKPDILFIPSYFSEGAIIMKQARELGAKFRIMGGDAMDNPETTTIAGKAAEGFLHTTLPYSVDMPNISAAAQEFTNEWYATYPDKEPNINSVLGYTSYMMFMKAIENAGSDDREKITLELSRLKDFQTPFGAMSMDENHNPKIPIGIIEIKSGKRVYLDEVKPAF
- a CDS encoding ABC transporter ATP-binding protein, with translation MDILKIKNLHVHYGAIKAIQNLSMSIKKGSIVTLIGANGAGKSSIVRSITGLNRSVYGEIIYKGESIVKKSPEKILRLGIALSPEGRRIMPHFTVLENLRLGAYICHDKLRIARDIEWIFDLFPRLRERAKQLGGTMSGGEQQMLAVGRALMSNPDMIILDEPSLGLAPLLVKELFLIIRKINDMGKTVLLIEQNAFAALSIADYAYILEVGHILFHGEGKAMLSDPRVKEAYLGG
- the gatC gene encoding Asp-tRNA(Asn)/Glu-tRNA(Gln) amidotransferase subunit GatC → MSVDQETVKRIAHLARIAVHDDEAERMTKELNVILGFVEQLNEVDVSRVKPLTSVMPMTLRMREDSITDGDKVADIVANAPVTEENFFLVSKIIE
- a CDS encoding branched-chain amino acid ABC transporter permease, with protein sequence MSTEMFIQYFFNALALGSLYGLIAIGYTMVYGILRLINFAHGDIFMLGAYFVFFSTISFMPAWGAILLVLLAVLIYYLVFIGFKKRPPIYWMAIFLILALGFIYYFKVAPQDFTPIWILAICFSVFITSAVGVTVDQFAYRPLRHAPRISALIGAIGVSFFIENLATVLFSGVPKGVKQPDFLVKPILWHVGQNSEGIIRITPMSLIVPTVSFFLIVLLLWIIHKTKPGLAMRAISYDIETTRLMGVSVNKVIALTFGIGSALAAIAGIMWSLRYPQIQPYMGVLPGLKAFIAAVIGGIGSIPGAMLGGLLLGFIEIMIIAFFPALSGYRDAFAFILLILILLVMPTGLMGKKSQEKI